In a single window of the Coffea eugenioides isolate CCC68of unplaced genomic scaffold, Ceug_1.0 ScVebR1_614;HRSCAF=1319, whole genome shotgun sequence genome:
- the LOC113758635 gene encoding cytochrome P450 81F3-like — translation MEALCLYLPLFLALYIFTKHFLNKIRNLPPSPILNLPVLGHLLLIKKPLHRGLAKISNRHGPVLLLEFGSRPVLLVSSPSAAEECLNKHDIVFANRPRLLAGKHLGYNYTSMAWTSYGDHWRNLRRIASLEILSSHRLQTLHGIRVDEVKLMLKRLLSASENKKSVDMKALFFELMLNVMMRMIAGKRYYGENVGEVEEAKRFREIVEETMRIGGASNMGDFLPVLRWLKVGKTEKALRVLQENRDQFMQELIKGFRSAKDAENGGGDAGETGEKKKTLIEVLLTLQQKEPEYYKDEIIRSLMLVLLAAGTDTSVGTMEWALSLMLNNPSTLEKAQAEIDRIIGKERLLDESDVANLPYLRCIISETLRMFPAGPLLIPHESSEECVVGGYRVPGGTMLMVNLWAIQNDSKNWEDPRKFKPERFEGLEGTRDGYKLMPFGSGRRGCPGEGLAMRMVGFALGSIIQCFDWSRISEEMVDLAEGPGLTMPKAQPLVANCQARPGMISLLSQI, via the exons ATGGAAGCCTTGTGTCTCTACCTTCCACTTTTCCTAGCATTATACATCTTCACCAAGCACTTCCTCAACAAAATCCGAAACCTTCCACCTAGTCCCATCCTTAATCTCCCCGTCCTCGGCCACCTCCTCCTCATCAAGAAGCCTCTTCACCGAGGCCTAGCCAAGATTTCCAACCGTCATGGCCCGGTCCTCCTCCTGGAATTCGGCTCACGCCCAGTCCTCCTTGTCTCCTCCCCTTCCGCAGCCGAAGAATGCCTCAACAAGCACGACATCGTTTTCGCCAACCGCCCGCGTCTGCTGGCTGGAAAACATCTGGGATACAATTATACCTCAATGGCATGGACGTCCTACGGGGATCACTGGAGAAATCTACGGCGGATAGCTTCACTGGAGATCTTGTCTTCCCACAGGCTTCAAACGCTTCACGGGATACGTGTTGATGAAGTAAAATTGATGCTGAAAAGGCTGCTTTCAGCttcagaaaacaagaaaagcgTGGATATGAAGGCCCTTTTCTTTGAGCTGATGTTGAACGTGATGATGAGGATGATTGCTGGGAAGAGGTACTATGGGGAGAATGTTGGGGAAGTTGAGGAGGCTAAGAGGTTCAGGGAGATTGTAGAGGAGACGATGAGAATTGGTGGAGCTTCGAATATGGGAGATTTCTTGCCGGTTTTGAGGTGGTTAAAAGTGGGAAAGACGGAGAAGGCCTTGAGGGTTTTGCAGGAGAATAGGGATCAATTCATGCAGGAGTTGATCAAGGGATTTAGGAGTGCAAAAGATGCAGAAAATGGTGGCGGCGATGCAGGGGAAAcaggggaaaagaagaaaacgcTGATTGAAGTTTTGTTGACCCTGCAACAGAAGGAACCTGAGTATTACAAGGATGAAATCATTAGAAGCCTTATGCTG GTTTTACTAGCAGCAGGTACCGATACATCAGTGGGAACTATGGAGTGGGCATTGTCACTAATGCTGAACAATCCATCAACTTTGGAGAAGGCACAAGCAGAAATTGACAGAATCATAGGAAAAGAACGTTTATTAGATGAATCAGATGTGGCTAATCTACCCTATCTCCGGTGCATAATTAGTGAAACATTGAGGATGTTTCCAGCAGGGCCTTTATTAATTCCCCACGAATCCTCCGAGGAATGTGTGGTTGGGGGTTACCGTGTCCCTGGGGGGACAATGTTGATGGTCAATTTGTGGGCTATCCAAAATGATTCCAAGAATTGGGAGGATCCAAGAAAATTCAAGCCTGAAAGATTTGAAGGGCTTGAAGGGACCAGAGATGGCTACAAATTAATGCCATTTGGTTCTGGTAGAAGAGGTTGTCCTGGGGAGGGATTGGCCATGCGCATGGTTGGATTTGCTTTGGGATCAATTATTCAGTGCTTTGATTGGAGCAGAATCAGCGAGGAGATGGTAGATTTAGCTGAGGGGCCTGGACTGACTATGCCTAAAGCTCAACCCTTAGTCGCCAACTGTCAAGCACGACCTGGAATGATCAGTCTTCTTTCTCAAATTTAG